The sequence ctctAGATTTAACAATAGTAGAGGACCTAATCAGAACTTAAAATGTAAAAAATGCAATAAATTAGGTCATACTATTGATAGATGCTTCGAGATTGTAGGATATCCACCTGGGTTTAAGAaaaactttaataataacaataattataaaccAAATCAGGGGTATCAAAACAATTTTAAAAGTGTTTCTAATAATAGTACTGCTTCTAAAGAAACTAGTACTAGTTCTCCTTCTCTGTCTTTTTCAAATGAACAGATGATGAAGCTTCTCAGTCTTATAAATGATTCACCTGATACTGTTAATACTCAATCTAATATGGTAGGTACTTTTTTCAATTGTAGTGTGAAATTTTATTTAAACTTTAATAAATTCTTTAGTGCTTCCAATCTTGAGTCAAAACATGTTTTTAAAGGATGGGTAATTGATTCATGTGCAAATCAACACATGACTTTTTCTGAAAAAGGTTTATTTAACCTTGTTAATATCTCTGATCTAAAATTAACTGTTGGTCATCCAAATGGAACTCAAGCTTTAATCAAAAGTATTGGAAATCTGAAAATTAATAATCATATAACATTGTTTGATGTTCTTGTTGTGCCTGAATATTGTGTCAGTCTTATGTCTGTTTTTAAATTGTCTAAAGATAATAAAGTTAGTATCAGATTTGATGATAAAAAATGCTATATTCAGGATTTGATGGACTTGAAAATAAAAGGGACTGGTAGACAAGATGGTGGATTATATTTGTTAGATAGTTCTGATGATTCTTCTTTTACGGCTAATAATTGTGTGAGTAATTATCATGCTTCTTGTaaactttggcatgctagacttggTCATCCTTCTGACCAAGTTCTCAATGTTCTTAAAACTAAACTTTCTTTAAAAGGTGATCTAAATACAGAACCTTGTGAAATTTTTCATAAGGCTAAACAAACTAGGTTACCTTTTCCTCTAAGTGAACAAAAAACTACAAGCCTTGGTGAAATAATTCATCTTGATTTGTGGGGTCCATTTAAAATTCAGAGTAAAGAAGGTTTTAAATATTTCTTAACCATTGTTGATGATTACTCTAGGGCTATTTGGATCTATATGCTTAAAAGTAAAGAAGATGTGCATGATAATGTGTTCAGTTTTGTTCAACTACTTGAAAATCAATTTACTAAAAGGATTAAAATTATTAGGTCTGATAATGGAACTGAATTTCTTAACAATAAAATGGCTGATTTTTTGAAAACTAAAGGCATTATTCATCAAACCACTTGTGCTtacacacctcaacaaaatggggttgttgaaaggaaacATAGGCACTTGCTAAATGTAGCAAGAGCCTTAATGTTTCAAGGAGGATTACCTTTAAATATGTGGTCTGAATGTGTTCTAACTGCTTGTTATTTGATTAATAGGACTCCTACTGCTGTGCTGAATGGAAAATCTCCGTATGAACTTATTTTCAAAACTGAACCTAACCTCTCATATATTAAGTTCTTTGGTTGCTTGTGTTTTTCAACTGTTTTGAATCCTTCTGATAAATTTAGTAGCAGGTCTATCAAATGTATTTTGATTGGTTTTTCTAGTGTCAAAAAAGGTTATAAACTTTACAATTTGGATGATAAAAGTGTTTTTTTCTCTAGAGATGTAAAATTTTATGAAACTGTTTTTCCTTTAAGAATGAAACCAGTTGATGAAAAACAAAATGATAATGATTTGTACAAAATGAATTTCTTTTACCAAATATTTTTAAGCACCAATGACACTTCAAGTCCCTATGATGAAGAGAGGTCTAATAGTGATGGTCTCTTAATAGAAATAACACTTGGATTATTACTGACCTTCCACCTAATAGAACTCCAGTTGGTAGTAAGCGGATTTATAGGATCAAATATAAATCTAGTGGTGAAATTGAaagatataaagctagacttgttgctaaAGGTTATAGTCAAAAGGAAGGAATagattatgatgaaaccttttctccTGTGGTCAAACATGTTACTATTAGATGTTTAATTACTATTGTTGTGCAGAATAATTGGCCTCTTTTTCaacttgatattaataatgattttcttTATGGTGACTTAAAAGAAGAAGTTTATATGACGCTCCAAGACAATGGAATGAAAAATTAAATTCTGCTTTGTTTCAAAATGGCTTTACTCAAAGCAAAAGTGATTATTCTTTATATGTGACAAACTGTGGTGATGTGTTTATTGATTTGCttgtttatgtggatgatattgtTATTACAGGTAATAATATGTCTGAAAtagaaaaatttaaaacttttctaAAGTCTAAATTCATGATAAAAGATCTAGGAAAATTGAAATACTTTCTTGGCATTAAAATTTTAAACACTAATCAAGGTGTTTGTTTGTCTCAAAGAAAGTACTGTTTAGAACTTTTAAATGATTATGGTTATTTAGGTGTTAAACTAATTGGTTCTCCAATTGAGCAAAATTTGTGTGTTGCTTGTGAACCAAGTGAAAAGGATCATTTCATTTCCAACTTAACTGAATATCAAAAGTTAGTTGGAAGATTGATTTATTTGACTTTAACCAGGCCTGATATTTCTTTTGCTGTTCATGTTCTTAGTCAATATATGCATGCTCCATTGCAATCTCATTTAAACCTTGCTTTTAGAGTCTTAAGATATCTTAAGAGCTCTCCTGGGAAAGGTTTACATTTGATGAAAGGCAATGATTTTTCTTTATATGCATTCTCTGATTCTGACTGGGAAAGTGTAAATTGAATAGAAAATCTATTACTGGTTATCTTGTCTATTTTTGTGGATCCTTAGTTtcttggaaaagtaaaaaacaagTTGCAATCTCCAGGTCCTCTGCTGAAGCAGAATATAGGGCCATAGCAACAACTGCTTGTGAAATTATTTGGTTAAAAAATTTACTTCATGATCTTAACATTAAGATCAATTTACCTGTTGATCTTTACTGTGATAATAATTCTGCTATGCAGATTGCTTCAATCCCAGTTTTTCATGAAAGAATAAAACAGTTTGATATTGATGTTCATTTTATAAGAGATAAAGTTTGCACTGGTGTTATAAGACCTGAAAGGGTTGATTCACAAAATCAATTGGCTGATATTTTAACTAAATGTCTTAGCATAAGACAACATCATTTTCTAGTTGAAATATTGGGTTTAATTGATTTATTTAAAAATAAGCTTGAGGGGGAATgttaaatttatacaagattattTTTAAATTCATGTTGTTCTTTTCTTATTCTTTGGATTCTAGAAAATGCAGGTTAAAAGGTTAACTGGAAAGGATTTGCATTACAAGCTTTTACAAAGTCAAGGGGCTCTTTCTGGACAAAGTAATTTTGTAGCAGCTTAATGGACTTCGTGGAAGATTGGGCTAATTTATTGCTTTGGGCTCAAGGCTTCTTTTCTTCATATATATCATTGGATCAAGAGCTAGGGTTAAAAAAACAACACACACATTCTATTTTCTGTTGTTCATCGTTTTCTCTCATCCAGCAACCCTAATTTTGATATTGTTCAGTTTTCTCTTCATCTTATTATACAATCACTCTCTGTGATTGTAGTTTTCTGTAATTTGTGAGTTTAGTGAATTGAATCAGATTAAAACAGATTCATATTGATGTAATCAACTTTGGATTTATGAATATTGGTTGAGATCGTGTTTGTTTTCATAGATCTGTTTAATTTTACAATTactggcatttcaggtggtttaagtgttataccacttctcttggtaatggctttagctgcttcatttcgggggttagcatttgtatcactaggtagactccccggttttctttcaccaattaaccttgctaggttacttacttcttgttccagattttggattgaatcttgttgatttctaaatgcttgagcattttgttcattagtttgtttctgagatgtaacaaactgcgtttgagattcaactagctttaaaaccatgtcttctaaatttatctttttctctttggtttgtggtggtttattaatgtaaccaggtctttgctgattataagtattgttggatacttgttgattgctaggaccttgttggttgttgtgttGGGCATTTTGGTTGTAAGGaatgttttgattgtagtttggccttggcggttgataattattttgataattatttcccggcctttgatttatgtatgaaacattctctctttgttccatagtttgttcaacactgagacaatcttttgtcaaatgtggtcctccacactgctcacaactgattcgtattgcgtgaatatctttagtcatcttttccatttgttttTCAAAAGAATCTACCTTTGCAGaaatgaaatcaaagtcatggctagaatcggctctagccgctttagatgaatgaagaatatctttttcttgaggccgctcatgcgagtgggaggctgtattatcaataatcttgtgagcttcagtagcggttttcttcataatggaatcatcagcggctgtgtcgatgtcttttcgtgtagcgacgtcGACGCCTTTGTAAACTATTTGAACTATTTGAAaattgtctaaaccatgttgaggacatcctctcaacatctttTCGAATTTTGTCCACGCCTCaaataacgtttcatttggcttttgtactaatgtggcaatttctccttgaagtcttacggctttagatgccagaaagaatctttgaagaaatttctcaactaaaacatcccaagtatcaatcgctccttcgggtaatgattctaaccaatctttagcttctccctttaaagtccatgggaacaacataagatagatcGTTTCATCCTCAATTTCTTGGATTTTAAAAAGAGCACAAATCATATTAACAGTTCGAAGttcttcgtttggatcttcttttgttgtaccactaaattggcactgattagtgatcatgtgtaggatttgtcctttgatttcaaaatctggagGTCTAACTTTTGGCTgattaatggcatgaccttggcccgtgcgtgtggctctcattcggtcttccatactttgaagtTTTGGATCTGCCATATCTTGAATAGTTGAATCCAAATCACtaaaagattctgatttaacgatttCTTCCTCGATAACCTCTGTTtgaataatttgtggttcaggaggaatgattagtggttcaggatctctgaattgtccttgaatatcctccaggtcctcaattgtgaagtcgggttcaaaaaatggattatcgaaaatttgaattggagtacttgtatgACTAgaggatgattctaaagaaaaatccacggcgataatattggctagatgtcttgatcgagttacaggtggtgaacatatgaaagatggtgaacgtttcgctcggtgcattcacagaatatcctattagttataaatataaaaattatataagttatcaaattaatagacttttttgattttgcccacgtttcgaatagccaaaagatacaacaggtagccaggaccctttaaatcgaaaatccacaactcgccactaacaaatccaactattactacgaaccagaaaattggcttcaattaatttaatcgcttacaataatttttttcttcgaaattttgaaataaaaatctatgtcctaaaaaactagagcgtagaaatgaaaaagaaaaagtacgtcgaaaaacaagaagtcgaaaaataaatgtcaaaaaacaaaataaaactaaagttttaCGTTTAAAGCTTAGcgtctaaaaacttaaaactaaaagttgccACTAAAGTCTTAAATCTAAAGGAACTAAAAATGCAATTCTAAAAGGAAATCGGCAATTACTtataagaaactaaaatctattaaaaattaaAGTGAAAAAgcgatgtcgtaaaattctaaggctTTTAAAATCTAGTTCTAAGAAAAAGACCTTAAGGGAGGATTACGGCAAAACTTAAAAACTAAACTTAAACTAAAGCGAAatgaaacaattaaaaagatacaattaataaaaagatatattacaaaaatgataaaaataaaattttatataaaaatattatttttatattattattttataaaaatattaatttatataattaataataataataaaacttaatattactaattaaaattaaaactaaatactaattattaatatttaaattaaaaccctaattatattaaataataataattaaaaaccaTAATTCGTATTAAATGCGTCATAGGTTTGTCTGTCAGagcaactcatgcgatcgcatgagttttggtcttctaggtcatgcgatcgcatggtccaagAATTCCTGAATTCACTCGGGCTTTTAACAGGCTTCGGcctaaatttattttatttattattatttgattttaaattatagaaaatataagatttatataaaataaaaataaatttatatttatattttaaaaacttaaaataaaaacgctttttaattttataaataaaaatcttaaaaataaataaataaataaataaataaatatatatatatatatatatatatatatatatatatatatatatatatatatatatatatatatatatatatatattatttaaacacCTATCtaagtagatatatatatatttatatttttatatttatatttaaaacttatatataaatatgtttttacTAAAATAGATTAAAATATATAGCGTTCCGCTTTCGGCTGgaatccccggcagtggcgccaaaaatacttgatgtgcgagcgagcgtatacgaaatagattatatttttaatacaaaatactattaaatacgatacaaattacacaagttatttatttatttatagaatggatatacctaaaccttgctacaacacttatacatagtgtacctaatcgtagagtagtttagcttttagtaagtccggttcgttccacagggatacagattgaaaacgtactatatttttaaacagttatatatatatattgtaacagcccgagtacaacccgtagtggatattgtccgctttgccccgacgcacggtggctcacggttttgtttctcgggactcaccctcaaaacgcgtccactagaggaggtatccacaccctttataaggggtgtttcgttctcctcccccaccgatgtgggatgagttctcacactctcccccactcaggacactgcgtccccgcagtgcacatcgatgcgggccccagctctgataccatcttagcgatgtgggattataaggtaatactcacgcttaaatgacacaacgcgttttgggaccacaggcagagcagatgtgtgagtatgctgcagttaagcgtgctcgggcgagagcactaccaggatgggtgacctcctgggaaagtgcttctcgtgtgtggtcaccaagaaaaagccgtgcgcctacgggcaaagcggacaatattgtggtcatgttaagctggggtgttacatatatatatatatatatatatatatatatatatatatatatatatatatatatatatatatatatatatatatatatatatatatatatatatatgtagtagtattattataataaaagggggttttacctttTAACGTCCGGTTtatcaatttatatatttttatcacaatcaaaacataatgcaaaatattatatataaaaataacttaatttaaagcgtaaaataactgacggtaaataaaattacgagtatttaaatgacgataaataaaagtacgaatattaaaagtacaataataaataaaattacgatagaatatgaaataaaagaattatgcttatttaaactttcgtaatcatgatgtttgacgtttttattttaatttgttaccctggattaattgtcctttgtcctggattatttaatgtgtctatctggtttttgttcaaaatagtccatcagtcataattataaagtgcgagtgtcctcgtcaaattacccttatacccgaagtcaaatatttcaactaattagggattcaagctttaacaaggtcttaatactttgttaataattacaccaggatatcgactgtatgTAATCTAAGGTCTTAATAttatgttatcaattataccagttATCATTGTatataatccacccctattttaatgagtccattgattattaatccatccccgtgtccagtcaaatgaataattattagtatatataaatatcccacccatcgtatcCAATaaggcgtatgtggttatttatagaaacGTCAAGTTTTAAATCTctttattaaattaacaaactatcattcagttaaacaaatgtaaagtccattaatagtcaatagtccattgtccacaagtgtcggtcttttgtccaaaccctaattatggtccaaattccaataatcccgtcttaatatttagtccaacatcacgattacttcgacttaaataagcataataataacttagttacgagacattaatttaaaaaggaagaacatagcttacaatgattattaattgcgtagcgttacacggacatagtttCGACTTTAAAAACCGTAAAATATttgttacaataacccaattattattaaacttaaattaaaattaatattatgaatataaatataaatattatgtttACAGAGGAAAGAAAGGAGTGAAAGAGGTGTAAGAGGTTCGACGGGAAAATGGCCAATTTATAGACCTGTCCTGATTTTGAGAGCCATGTAATCGCATGGCTTTCCGTTGTTaattccatacgatcgcatggccagcctggccatgcccCCTTCTTGATTAAAACATGGGCTGCtgaattattttaatatataatataatatatatataattttatataattatatatatattatattatattcttgtgcatagttgacttgtaattttaggtccattgactcgcgcgttgatgctcagtttatgtctcgattccgaattttcgaacgtcttttcgtatgcttagatatcttgaactttgcgttccgcgacttgtactcttatcaatatttagacgttaatcatcaataaattgaactacttggattgtaacttgtacgtttgagctttctggaaggataatgctatgaaatatgtgttcgtttttagaattatcaattatctatgcaataaatgcactaagacgtgtctagactgaaAATGATAAATAGCTAATTTCCgagaagaaatgataagcaaaactttatgaaatgtagacacggtcaaagtccagactcactaatgcatcttaacaactatcagttagacacactaatgcaagacctggttcgctaagaccaacgctctgatacgaactgaaatgacccgtccaaattcatatggacgaatacattacatctggtcccattgcgaggtactgacctctatatgatgcgttttacaaacattgcattcttttaaaagacaactcatttcaaaatataaccttttgaTACAATGACATACATTTtccataatatgaatgactaaacTATCATTGACTTAATAATACTCTTGTTGACCtcgaacgacttgaatgcaacgtcttctgaaatatgctatgaacgaatccaagtaatgtctttaaaatgagcaaatgcacagcagaagatttctttcatacctaagaataaagatgtttaaaagtatcaaccaaaaggctggtgagttcataagtttatcattaataataaaattcggTAATTTTGATAGACTACAAGGTTTAAATGCTAGGCACAAATGGGTccgtatcctatacccacctgtaagctACCTTGcgatttttaaatacagtacatctatctcgtgtacgaaatcatttttcgtaATGCTTAGCAGAAGAGAGACGtacccttttctcccccgtaggttgcctcgaggATTTTAATAACCATACACATATAGCGTGTACAAAAACATCAGCAGGAACACTCATGTGCTAAAATAAACAGAACACTCATTTACTCTATAACAttgcctggtaatcgaccttaacttaTAAAgcgcataagaatatccccaaaataaacagaactttcagtctgtaatatacaagtatcatctgtatatatatatatatatatatatatatatatatatatatatatatatatatatatatatatatatatatatatatatatatacctcaaagtactaaagcattccattttccagaatggggggtgttagtgcccgtagatctacctttaggattcgcatcaattagggtgtcgttccctaattcttaggttaccaagctataataagcaGGGGTGATATTTGGTATAACAAttacattcgaggaatgttttacttgtgtctatcacgtcaaacatttataaaagaatttcatgtatcctcagtcccaaaaatatatatttcaaaagtatgtaaaaagggatcaaatgaactcacgatacgatattttgtagtaaaaatatgcatatgactgaactgaacaattgcaaggttggcctcggattcacgaacctaataagaAATAGGCTTTAAAAAAATAATGCCCCTGCCCGGGCTCCAATCCGTGACCTCTTGCTTAAACACCCACACTACTAACCCTTGAGTTATCTATTACTTTCTAGTTATACttgcacatttatttatttaacgtTACTACCCTCTGTTATATTTTCTTTGATTCTTACCTCATtgtttaatcatcatcattatctatttATCATcacaatcaccaaatttcatagtcACGTCCATTATCATTAACCTCATACGTATACACATCACAGAATCAACTCGTACTTGTGGATCATAATTATAATTTCATCAACCACTCATCCCAATCATCATTAATATCacgattttataatcatcatcatatACACATTACCATCTTCaagacatcatcatcattatatgcgTAAATTATCATTGAATCGTGATTTACTATTATCGTTATCATTTTATTTATGCTCATGATCACTCCAGCCCAATAGGCCCATCGTTATGTTTGATAAGCTTCATTATTAGGCCTAAGAAAAATGGAACCCAACTAATTAAACCCGATAGTATAGTccatgtaacaaaatgggtttcaGTGTTAGCGTAATTGAAATAGAAACCTTATAGAAGCATAATCATTATCTATATTatattaatcatcatcattaaatcTTTAAACCCCACGATTATATATCATCATCAACTAATATCACTCGTCAACATCATCATTCACTCACCACTTCATCGTGAAATCATCATTGTTGCTGTAACATTCTCACAATCGAGCATATCATCACAGCATCATTTACGTACCATTAAAATCTTCTACCATCGTCCCTAACTTTCATCATTATCTTCTTTATTACGTCCCATCATGGTATCTTTACTGTTCATCATCATGCTTCATCATTCATCAAATCTCGTTTGAACATGAACAAGTTAGCAGCGAGTAGTAACAGGAGACAAATATTACAGCAGAAAAATAAACGGTGGTTGCGGTGTTTACTTGATTAATTAGAAAAATAAAAGCAGTCGCAACAGTGGACTTGAGCAACAGTAGAAATGAAGGTTGTAGTAGTAAAATGATTAATTTGCAGGTATGAAGATAGTTGACATGATGGTTAATTTGTTTTCGGATATAAACAGAAACAAGAATAGTAGTGAGTTGTAGCAGTTTACAGTTGGGTGGAGGTGGTGGTTGGGTTTTGTTGGGTGGTTTATGGCTGCAAAATGGTGGCCGATCGTGTTGTGTGTTGATTGGGTGGTGAGCCATAGGTGGTAGTTATCAAGTGGTGATCGGTGGTTGAAGGTTGAAGTGGCTTGAGGTGTGTCGAACAAGATAGTGTTAGAGAAGGTGTTTGTGTCTCTCACCAATATCAGTATGcagtgtatatatataactatatgcatatgtattatatgtatataatttagtTAATGATGTACCAAAACAAGCATAGTATCAATCATAATATTAAATGACAAAGGTGATCAATTAGTAGCAGTGGAAAGTTGTTGATTGTTGTTTTGATTGAGACAGGAAACAAACATATGGTATGGTGGTTtatatccatgtatatatatatatatatatatatatatatatatatatatatatatatatatatatatatatatatggaatttTAATGAAGGAAATTAACAAACACATTACATCTTAAATTAACAATCATGAATAGTgttaaatagtaatgataataattatatgataaGTGATTCACGGGAAACATGCACAGCTACCTATTAATTGTATGTTAGTTACCGATAGTTTTATTAGGGATATTATtccgtactccgttgataattagtggcagataaaagttctcagaaaaatcccaaatttttacattaattacctttatttattctaatcattattttataaaaacgaTCATTAATGgtttaaatttattaaataaaaattaaatcactgtccgcgctcgatctcaggtaaaacataaaaagttttaaaatttagcaAATAGATCCCAAATATActtctaataagcctataatttatataactcatttttggatcaccgtttatttttaaaatcacataagttcatgtttaactcgtttaatatcgatcgaatgataaatgagtatcaccgtcgtttactaaatagatttgaaatcacatatatatttaatatactttagttatatatattgatatattttaaataataataattattattataatatcatattttattttattttacataataaatcctaataattaaatcatataattatatttcaaattattattatatatccatatatttaaatatatatgtatctatttacaaatagtggttcgtgaatcgccgagagcagtcaaaggtcaaattaaattcatgaaaacagttcaaaatttttgagactcaacataacagactttgcttatcgtgtcgaaaacattaatccatttaaagattaggtttaaatttggtcagaaatttctgggtcgtcacatattaTTCTCTGGTTTTGACACCTGTTTGAAGTAGAAAGACATATGCAGCAGCAGCTGCTGTTTTAGGGTGAAAGATCGAGCAGAACTGTTTCGACAGTGGTGGCGATTGTTGCAGCTGAAATAGAAATAAAAGCGAGTAGCAGCAGTTAATGGCGACAGAATAGAAAATGTTGCAGCAATAGGTTGGCTTCG comes from Rutidosis leptorrhynchoides isolate AG116_Rl617_1_P2 chromosome 4, CSIRO_AGI_Rlap_v1, whole genome shotgun sequence and encodes:
- the LOC139841333 gene encoding uncharacterized protein, which gives rise to MQVKRLTGKDLHYKLLQSQGALSGQSVWPVIDVVNVLFMLFNSMADGAITMINNLDFGDPLSMLLALGTKNKLGFINGSLQRHATDVTLQNQWDRCNNVLKETYDKIDGSVICNLHHKMNSIKQNDSILSDYYHNLNSLWKQYDCMIAGPACTCGVACTCPAGVFAKEQSKVQKLMQFLMGLNDCYVSVRSNILLRDPLPDVKSAYALLSREESHRNLNSKENVVTKTQTSAFIAQTFNKDANPNNNNNSRFNNSRGPNQNLKCKKCNKLGHTIDRCFEIVGYPPGFKKNFNNNNNYKPNQGYQNNFKSVSNNSTASKETSTSSPSLSFSNEQMMKLLSLINDSPDTVNTQSNMVGTFFNCSVKFYLNFNKFFSASNLESKHVFKGWVIDSCANQHMTFSEKGLFNLVNISDLKLTVGHPNGTQALIKSIGNLKINNHITLFDVLVVPEYCVSLMSVFKLSKDNKVSIRFDDKKCYIQDLMDLKIKGTGRQDGGLYLLDSSDDSSFTANNCVSNYHASCKLWHARLGHPSDQVLNVLKTKLSLKGDLNTEPCEIFHKAKQTRLPFPLSEQKTTSLGEIIHLDLWGPFKIQSKEGFKYFLTIVDDYSRAIWIYMLKSKEDVHDNVFSFVQLLENQFTKRIKIIRSDNGTEFLNNKMADFLKTKGIIHQTTCAYTPQQNGVVERKHRHLLNVARALMFQGGLPLNMWSECVLTACYLINRTPTAVLNGKSPYELIFKTEPNLSYIKFFGCLCFSTVLNPSDKFSSRSIKCILIGFSSVKKGYKLYNLDDKSVFFSRDVKFYETVFPLRMKPVDEKQNDNDLYKMNFFYQIFLSTNDTSSPYDEERSNSDGLLIEITLGLLLTFHLIELQLVVSGFIGSNINLVVKLKDIKLDLLLKNNWPLFQLDINNDFLYGDLKEEVYMTLQDNGMKN